The following coding sequences are from one Sulfitobacter sp. HNIBRBA3233 window:
- a CDS encoding OmpA family protein — MRLSSLLMIFLTFAAAAVVSLVAANFSVKLIEESSEIGVRDALDARGMTWAEVQANGLQIALSGTAPTEAIRFSALSTAGTVVDAARVVDEMSVAAQDAIAPPKFSAEILRNDSGLSVIGLIPTATDRDYVIARFNSLQGSTGVTDLLESADYPAPDGWDRALDFALSAMSRLPRAKVSVEANRVAITAITDSAQAKADLERYLERTVPSEVELILEISAPRPVITPFTTRFQITENGARFDACSADTEAALERIVATAVAAGAEDPRCTVGLGVPSPSWADAVTASINALAKIGGGSVTIADADITLVAAEGTSQSEFDTVVGELESTLPDVFALQASLPDTVDPNAGPQEFTATLSPEGQVQLRGRVSDVALRELATSYAKARFGSDRVYTATRVVDDLPKDWTTRVLAGLEGLGMLSNGALRVTPDGLSLSGNTGNPDASTEVASLLAGKLGEGASFDVDVTYQEKLDPVLGLPTPDECEAEIAEIVSRGKINFEPGSATIDASALGTMDDIAEVLKTCGDIPLEIQGYTDSQGRESMNLSLSQSRAESVLNELRARRVLTGSYSAKGYGEENPIADNQTEEGREANRRIEFKLIRPDTVDTPEQTTLESAAEGADPAPADAQPEDAEEESTTE; from the coding sequence ATGCGACTGTCATCCCTCCTCATGATTTTCCTCACTTTTGCCGCTGCCGCAGTGGTGTCACTGGTTGCTGCGAATTTCTCGGTAAAGCTGATAGAGGAGTCATCGGAGATCGGTGTGCGGGACGCTCTGGACGCGCGGGGCATGACCTGGGCAGAGGTGCAGGCCAACGGATTGCAGATCGCGCTCTCCGGCACCGCGCCGACCGAGGCAATCCGCTTCTCCGCGCTGAGCACAGCTGGAACGGTTGTCGATGCGGCACGCGTGGTGGACGAAATGAGCGTCGCGGCGCAGGATGCGATCGCGCCACCCAAATTCTCGGCCGAGATATTGCGCAACGACAGCGGCCTGTCGGTCATCGGCCTGATCCCAACCGCCACCGACCGCGATTATGTCATCGCACGCTTCAACAGCCTTCAGGGGTCCACCGGTGTCACCGACCTGCTGGAAAGCGCCGATTACCCCGCGCCCGACGGCTGGGACCGCGCGCTTGATTTCGCGCTGAGCGCCATGAGCCGTCTGCCGCGCGCGAAAGTGTCGGTCGAGGCCAATCGCGTGGCGATTACCGCGATCACCGACAGCGCGCAGGCCAAGGCAGACCTTGAACGATACCTCGAACGCACGGTGCCCTCCGAGGTCGAACTGATCCTCGAGATTTCCGCGCCGCGTCCGGTCATCACCCCCTTCACCACGCGGTTCCAGATCACCGAGAACGGCGCACGTTTCGATGCCTGTTCGGCTGATACCGAAGCCGCGCTGGAGCGCATCGTCGCGACCGCCGTGGCCGCCGGTGCGGAGGATCCGCGCTGTACCGTGGGCCTCGGCGTGCCAAGCCCCAGCTGGGCCGATGCCGTCACGGCCTCCATCAACGCGCTGGCAAAGATCGGCGGCGGATCGGTGACCATCGCGGACGCCGATATCACGCTGGTTGCCGCCGAAGGCACCAGCCAGTCGGAATTCGACACGGTGGTGGGCGAGCTGGAAAGCACCCTGCCCGATGTTTTTGCCCTTCAGGCCAGTCTGCCCGACACCGTCGATCCGAATGCCGGTCCACAGGAATTCACCGCCACGCTGAGCCCCGAGGGCCAGGTACAGCTGCGCGGCCGGGTGTCTGACGTGGCGCTGCGCGAACTGGCCACCAGCTATGCCAAGGCGCGCTTCGGATCCGACAGGGTGTACACGGCGACGCGGGTTGTCGATGACCTGCCGAAGGACTGGACAACCCGTGTGCTTGCCGGTCTGGAAGGACTGGGGATGCTCAGCAACGGGGCGCTGCGGGTCACGCCAGACGGGCTGAGCCTGTCCGGCAATACCGGGAATCCCGATGCCTCGACCGAGGTCGCGTCCTTGTTGGCCGGGAAGCTGGGCGAAGGCGCCAGTTTCGACGTCGACGTGACCTATCAGGAAAAGCTCGACCCCGTTCTGGGGCTGCCGACGCCGGACGAATGCGAGGCCGAGATCGCGGAAATCGTGTCGCGCGGAAAGATCAACTTCGAGCCGGGATCGGCAACCATCGACGCTTCGGCGCTCGGCACCATGGACGACATCGCCGAAGTGCTGAAAACCTGCGGTGATATCCCGCTGGAAATCCAGGGCTATACCGACAGCCAGGGCCGCGAGAGCATGAATCTGTCGCTGAGCCAGAGCCGCGCGGAATCGGTACTCAACGAGCTGCGCGCGCGCCGTGTGCTGACCGGCTCCTACAGCGCCAAGGGCTACGGCGAGGAAAACCCCATCGCCGATAACCAGACCGAAGAAGGCCGCGAGGCAAACCGCCGGATCGAATTCAAACTGATCCGTCCGGACACTGTGGACACGCCCGAACAAACAACGCTAGAAAGCGCCGCCGAGGGCGCTGATCCCGCGCCTGCGGACGCCCAGCCAGAAGACGCAGAAGAAGAAAGCACCACCGAATGA
- a CDS encoding universal stress protein, which yields MFKSIIIGYDGSDPAARAIKTGCALANSLGARVEIMHTPRGETVTHAAEVISGVYVGQTAAQADMLREAAEHMAQQAKEIAAEADVKDVEVHIGTGDPAHDIVSRAKAINADLIVTGRRGLGDLGALVLGSTSHQISKLAPCACLTVP from the coding sequence ATGTTCAAATCCATCATCATCGGATACGACGGGTCGGATCCGGCGGCCCGCGCGATCAAGACGGGCTGCGCGCTGGCCAATTCGCTGGGCGCACGCGTCGAGATCATGCACACCCCCCGCGGAGAGACAGTGACCCACGCCGCCGAGGTCATCTCGGGCGTCTATGTGGGGCAGACCGCGGCGCAGGCCGACATGTTGCGCGAAGCGGCGGAGCATATGGCGCAGCAGGCCAAGGAAATCGCGGCTGAAGCGGATGTGAAAGACGTCGAGGTCCATATCGGCACGGGCGATCCGGCGCATGATATCGTATCGCGCGCCAAGGCGATCAATGCCGATCTGATCGTGACGGGCCGGCGTGGGCTGGGGGATTTGGGCGCGCTGGTGTTGGGAAGCACGTCGCACCAGATCAGCAAGCTTGCGCCCTGCGCGTGTCTGACGGTGCCCTAG
- a CDS encoding molybdenum cofactor biosynthesis protein MoaE, translated as MRISVQSEPFDLGRETAEFARARTDMGAVVTFTGVVRDLPGSTLHAMEIEHYPGMTEGALKKIATEARDRFALGDVLVIHRFGRLTPGEMIMMVATAAPHRKDAFDAAEFLMDYLKSRAPFWKREITEDGAAWVAARDADERALERWSGDPAGD; from the coding sequence ATGCGGATTTCGGTGCAGAGCGAACCGTTCGATCTGGGACGCGAGACCGCGGAATTCGCCCGCGCGCGCACCGACATGGGTGCCGTCGTCACCTTCACCGGTGTGGTCCGTGATCTGCCCGGATCGACATTGCACGCGATGGAGATCGAACACTATCCGGGGATGACCGAAGGCGCGCTGAAAAAGATCGCGACCGAGGCGCGCGACCGGTTTGCCCTGGGCGATGTGCTGGTCATCCACCGCTTCGGGCGGCTGACCCCGGGCGAGATGATCATGATGGTCGCCACCGCAGCGCCGCACCGCAAGGATGCCTTTGACGCGGCGGAATTCCTCATGGACTACCTCAAAAGCCGCGCACCCTTCTGGAAGCGTGAAATCACCGAAGACGGTGCCGCGTGGGTTGCGGCCCGCGACGCCGACGAACGCGCACTCGAGAGGTGGTCGGGCGATCCTGCAGGGGATTGA
- the moaD gene encoding molybdopterin converting factor subunit 1 has product MDVLYFAWVRERIGIARETVNTSAPTVNDLVDELRAREERYAAAFEDTSALRVALDQELSEFDASLEGVREVAFFPPMTGG; this is encoded by the coding sequence ATGGACGTTCTTTATTTCGCTTGGGTCCGCGAACGCATCGGCATCGCCCGCGAGACCGTGAACACATCGGCGCCGACGGTGAACGATCTGGTGGACGAGCTGCGCGCGCGCGAGGAACGCTATGCCGCCGCCTTCGAGGATACCTCGGCGCTTCGCGTGGCGCTGGATCAGGAACTCTCCGAATTCGACGCATCCCTAGAAGGGGTGCGCGAAGTTGCGTTTTTCCCGCCGATGACGGGCGGCTGA
- the pgsA gene encoding CDP-diacylglycerol--glycerol-3-phosphate 3-phosphatidyltransferase, whose translation MTLNFPNSLTVLRLLAAPAVAVMFLYFTRPYADWFALLLFVSAAVTDWFDGYLARSWKQETKLGAMLDPIADKAMVVIALMVIVGFSSWSPWLILPATVILFREVFVSGLREFLGDTAGTLKVTKLAKWKTTVQMTAIAVLFSQGVFEHYLGMSVYGMDAAMVQGILSGQQEDVLGLGWKVAATDWSGIVGLILLWLAAALTAITGWDYFRKALPYLKDES comes from the coding sequence ATGACACTGAATTTTCCCAACAGCCTGACTGTTCTGCGTCTTCTTGCGGCCCCCGCCGTGGCTGTGATGTTTCTCTACTTCACGCGGCCCTATGCGGACTGGTTCGCGCTGTTGCTTTTCGTCTCTGCGGCGGTGACGGACTGGTTTGACGGTTATCTGGCGCGCAGCTGGAAACAAGAGACCAAACTGGGCGCGATGCTGGACCCGATCGCGGACAAGGCGATGGTGGTGATCGCCCTGATGGTGATCGTCGGCTTCTCCAGCTGGTCGCCGTGGCTGATCCTGCCCGCGACGGTGATCCTGTTCCGCGAGGTTTTCGTATCGGGCCTGCGCGAGTTTCTGGGCGACACTGCCGGGACGCTGAAGGTGACCAAGCTGGCGAAATGGAAAACCACGGTGCAGATGACCGCGATCGCCGTCCTGTTCAGTCAGGGGGTGTTCGAACACTACCTCGGCATGAGCGTCTACGGCATGGACGCGGCGATGGTGCAGGGCATCCTGAGCGGCCAGCAGGAAGACGTGCTGGGGCTGGGGTGGAAGGTGGCTGCGACTGACTGGTCCGGCATCGTCGGGCTGATCCTGTTGTGGCTGGCGGCGGCGCTGACGGCCATCACAGGCTGGGATTATTTCCGCAAGGCGCTGCCCTATCTGAAGGATGAAAGCTAA